The stretch of DNA TACAGCCCGACGTATAACGTCCGGGTGGAAGCGATGGCGAGTATAGATTGAGGTTTTCATCGCTAAAGTTTAGCGCATTGTCCGGAAGCCGGCATTAACGTGACAAAGCCCCCTAAAGCGTCTAAATTGGCGTTTGAGCGGGTATGAGCTAAAAAATTATGCGTACTGACACATCTCATATAGAGAATCTTTGTATAAGATTGCTTGCAGCTATTCGTGCGGAAGCTACAGTTCAAAGCATATTCAGTTATATCAAAAGACATTTGGCTTTCGTCACTTGATTGTAAAAATAGATAAAGAGCAACCATTGCTTCATATAGGTCTCTCCAATCCAATTTAATTGAAAAGTTAAATTCCGCAGGAATTGATTTCGGTGGCTTCACTCAATCCTTTCAGGTCAAAATGAACTTCAATTTTTAGTCTAAACTCAGCGAAGTCTAGAGACTTAAATAACCTCTTCCAAGTCGGTAATTTAACCTACAAACTTTGAGATATTAGGGTTTTATTTCTTAGCTATCTAAAAATTCATTTTTGCACCTATGGGCGTCTCCCTTCGCTAACGCTGCGGGCCGGGCTGTCGTAAACCAAGCCCGCTTTGAGGTCTTGGCCATTCGGCTTCCATCCCTGACGCTCCCGCTATTGCGGGTTTACTTCAGGCGTCTGCTTGTCAGCAGACAATTCCGCATCCCGAAACAGGCTTGCTCCCTTCATTTTCGCCTTTGGCGAATGTGAAGAAAGCCGATCCCGCGCCGCTCATCTCGACCTCCGGCCGAGGATGAGACGGCGCGCGCTCTAAGCCGCGTCGGGGCTGCGGGCCTGCGCAACCTTTGACCCTTCGGCCAAGGGCCGCTTGGCGCCTGTATGCGCTCGCGCGTCCCGGTCGCTTCGCTTTGGGGTCGCTCGCTTATGTGTTTGGATGAAAAAATTGGAGAATGATCAGCTTGTTTTGAAATGCCCGAAGATCATGAATACCCCAATGAGAATAAATCCTATTCCTGCAATCAATTTTAAAGGCATGGTAGATAAGTATTTATCAGCACTGGCCCCTAAGATAACAGCTAAAGCGGTTGAAAGACCAGTGCCGAGGACGCTGCTAAAAAGACAAACGCTTTATTGGATGTCCCGTCCGTTGAAAATAACACGGTCGCGAGTTGAGTTTTATCGCCTAGCTCTGCCAAAAAAAACTGTCAGAAATATTGTAAGATATACGTTCATATTATGTGGCCTTTGAATTTCATTGGGTGCGTGTCTAATCTACTTATAGTGTCTGAATCCACGTCTGAAAATCTAAAGACTTGAAAGCTCTCTATGGGCGGCCCTAGCGGGCCAACTTTATTGGTTTTGTTCCCTCCTCGGGGGACGGCGGTAAGCGGTCGGCCAATCTGGCGACGGGCAGTCCCGCCGCAAGGCCTTTGGCCAAAGTCGTCTAGGTCTCTTTACATTGTAATACCAAAAACCTTGCGGCGTGCCTTTTTACCCGTCGCCTGACTGGCCTCTTGCCGCTTCCCCCCGCCCCCTGCGGGGGAACGTGCTGCGTCCGATTGGGCGCTTCGCGCCGCATTTCGCGGACGGTTTTGGAGACAGCCCGATGACACTTTGCCAAGCCGAGAGCCAGACCCCTTTTGACCATCAGCCGCCAACCATCCCGCCACAGGGCATTGAGAGCGGAAGTGTTACGCCGCCAGACCCTAACCCTATCCGCATTTATGTGGCTTGCCTTGCCGCTTATAATAACGGCCATTTGCACGGCGAGTGGATAGAGGTCACTGACGAGGCCAGTATTTGGGAAGCGGTGCAAGCGATGCTGTTTGCATCCCCGATAGACGGGGCCGAGGAATGGGCCATTCACGACTATGAGGGTTTTGAAGGCGCAGAGGTTGGCGAGTATTACAGCTTTGCCAATGTTGTGGAGCTTGCCGAATATATCACCGAGCGCGGCGAATTAGGGGCGCAAGTCCTCAATTATTACGGCGGTAATATCGAAGACGCCAAATCCCGCTTTGATGAATATGCGGGAGAATATGATAGCCTAGAGGCTTACGCCGAAGAACTGACCGAGCAGTCAGGCTTAGAAATTCCGGAAAGCCTTGCAAACTACATCGACTATAAAGCGATGGCGCATGACTATGAGCAGTCAGGCGACTTTCTAACTTTTGAGGTCAGCGGTTCTGTTCATATTTTTTGGGCGCATTGAGATGGCCCGCTATCAAGTAAAGCCCCGCGAGGACGGGCGCGGCCCGTATCGGTGGAGCCACGTTGTCAAACGTCACGCCCAATTAAGACAGGGCACGATTTACACCCAAATGGGCGACGACTTAGACCCCCAAGACTCCACCAAATTACGCGAACTCTGCGACACCGCAGGGTTTGAGGTGCGGAGGGTTGCATGACCTTTACGCAAAAATTTGATGACTATGTTTGCATTGGCGACATCATCTCTTGCACCGTGGACGGTTACACCATAACGGCCCGTATTGCCCATGATGAGACTCCAGACGCGCCCGACGAGCGTCAGGACGGATTCTGGCCTAGCCTCTATAAAGATGATGCGGGGTTTATCGGGTCAGGCAATGGATGGCGGGATCGCTTTGACGCGGCTCAAGCCCGCGCCGAGCGCGTTATGACCGCGTGGAAAAATGACGAATGGTTTTATTGCGGCGTCGTTTTATCCGTAGCGCTTGAGAGCATCACACTCGACAGATTTGCGGCAAGCCTATGGGGCATTGAGGCGAACTATCCCGATAGGGACAACGCCTATCTTACCGAAGTCGCGAATGAACTTTTACCCGAAGCTATCGCCGAGGCAAAAGCGGAGCGGGCGCGGCAATGCTCTATCCTATGTCAAACTGAGAGCGCGGCATGACCCGCCAGTTTGAAACAACAGAGGTTGGGAGCCAGAGCCTGATTGATGGAGTTCGCCCCGTCAGTTTGGGCGAGAAACTGACCGCCCGAACCGCGCACCCCATGACTCCCAAACGCAACCCCCATGCAGGGCAGAAGTGCATTGTTTTTCCATTTTGCGACCACGGCTTCTTTGACGGCGCGGGACAAGTGAGGGCTCCAGTGGAGCGCTCACCCCCGAACGCCGTGCGCAAATTGACTTGTTAGACCTCATTTCAACCCAAACCCAAACCCAAACCAACTAAGGAGGCTCCTATGAGCAAACCATTCGACTTAAAATTCATTCCCTTCTCTCAATTGCATATCTCAAAACTAAATATGCGCCACAGCGAAACGGCCCCTGAAATTGACGACATTTTGCCAAGCGTGAAAGAGCGCGGCATCCGTCAGCCGTTAATCGTGCGGCGCGAGGGCGGCACAGCCAAGAAACCCAAATACGGCATCGTCGCAGGACGCCGCCGTCACTTCTGCCTCGCTACGCTTGCAGAGCAAGGCACGGACATCGCCGATGTGCCTTGTTGCGTCATGGACGCCAAAGATGATGCACTCGCAATTGAGACAAGCATTATCGAGAACGTGGCGCGATTAGCGCCCACGGAGATGGAGCAATATGAAGCCTTTTCAGCCCTAGCGGAGAAAGGCCAAAGCGTGGACGATATTGCCGCCGTGTTTGGCATTACGGCCAATTCCGTCAAACGCCGCTTGGCATTAGGCGCGCTTATTCCCGGTGTGCGCGAAGCCTATTCCAATCAGCAGATTGACGCGGCGTCTATTCGTGTTTTGACGATGGCGACAGAGGAGCGGCAAGCCGAGTGGTTAGCCCTGTTCAATTCAGATGATTATTGTCCGACAGGTCACCAGATTAAGGCATGGCTGACAGGCGGCGGTGTCATTACCACAGAAGTCGCCTTGTTTAATGTGGCCGAATATACAGGCACAATCCTGACAGATTTGTTCGGTGACCACGGCCAATTTGCCGATGTGGAGCACTTTTGGGAATCCCAAAACGCGGCCATCGCCAAAGAAGTTGAGACCTATAAAGCGGACGGATGGAAAGAGGTCATCTTAGGAGAGCGTGGTCGTCACTTTCCGACTTATTGCCACGTCCACCATCCCAAGGAACAAGGCGGCAGAGTCTATATCGAGACGCGCGATAGCGGCGAAGTATTATTCCATGAAGGTTATATCACCGACAAAGAGGCGCAGACCATACGCCGTGCCTTATCAAATGGGCAGAGCGAGGACGCGAAGGCGTCAAAGACAAGCAAACCCGAAATGTCAGGCCCGATGTCAGACTATATGAACTTGCACCGCCACAGTATTGCGAGGGCCGAGTTGATTAAGCGTCCTGATTTGGCCTTGCGTCTGTCTGTTGCGCATATGATATGCGGAGCGCGGAACTGGAAAATCGATGGCAAAAGCCCCCGAAGCCGCAAACCAGAAACCCAAGCCAGTGTGGAAGCCAGTAAGGCGGAAGGCTTACTGGCCGAGGAACGCCAAGCGGTCTGCGACCTGCTTGGACTGTCGCAGGAGCATCCGCAACTCTACTACCGCTATGAAAGCCCCTATGATGTTTGCGAGATATTTGCGCGGCTTTTGACTTTGGAAGATGCAGACGTGTTACGCATCCAAGCCTTTTGTCTCTGCGAGACATTGGCCGTGGATAGCAGTGAAGTGGAAGCTATCGGCATCCTGACTGCGCCAGACTTTGGCGAGTATTGGACGCCCGATGAGGCTTTCTTTGCACTTTTGCGCGACAAGCCGACGATTAATGCAATGGTCAAAGACATAGCAGGAAAATCGGTGGCTGATAGCGCTGTGACGGACACAGCGAAACTGCAAAAGCAGATTATCAAGAACCGTATGGCAGGGCATGGCGTCAAAGAGGCAAGCCCTGACTGGCTCCCAAGATGGGCCGCTTTCCCCGCCAAGCCTTATAAGGCTATTGATGGATGCGCCCCCGCAGAGCGGGCGCGGCGCATTGATAAGATGTTCAAACCCGCTTGACCTTGCGGCAAAGAGACAACTGAAAAGCCCCCGCCATTTGGCGGGGGCTTTGCTTTATGGAAGACCCAAGCAAACGTGCGGCGAGCGGCGGTTGACCGCAAGAGCCAGACTTTACGACCAAAAAAATCCCGCATCTGTGTTCGCCAAGGCGGGGTCATGCGAGGCAGGATTTAAACGGCTTGCAGGTTCCAGAGGCGCAAATTCAAAATGCCTCTTTGTCATAAGTCTGTTCAAGATTGGCAGAGAGACTTTACATTGTGCCGAAGATCGGAGGGGCAAAGGCTGGCGAGATATACGCTTTACCATACCCGTCTTAGCAGTCTTGACCCAGCCGCAGGAGCCGCCAATGTCCTATCCAAGCGTATCCACAATCCGACTGTAAAGGGCCGTGCCGCGCCCTCTCTATTGTCATAGGCGATATTGTCGACGCGGGGCGCAGGCCGGCAAGGCTAAGGGTATAAGGACAAAACTACCCGCTTCATTTTGCATATGAACATATCCAAGCGCTTGCACCATGATCCCACGCGTCTCAAAATCACATCAACAAAATGGTTGGAGGAAGCCAAATTCCCTGCTGATGTCAAAATAACCTGCCCAAAACCTGCTCTGCCGAATAGGCGTCGTGTCACTCTTTTCCTCTCGTCCATTCCGTAGGAATGAACAATTCATCGCGAAACAAAAGAGCGCCTCTTTGGCCTATCTCCACTGCGTTCCGGGACGCTTCGCGCCTCTGCAAATCAGAACTTGGGGCGGACGGTTTTTGTCAGCAGGGAGATTGGCTCCCAAGATTTAGCTGACATAATTTGGAGACTGAAACCATGGCACAAGCACTTGGATATGTAACGAAAAACGAAACGGGTAACTTTGCAGGCACCCTTAACCTTGGCGGCGCGTCCCGCATCAACATTGTCAGCAATGACAATAAAGAGAGCGAGGCCCAGCCCGACTTTCGGATTGTTGATACGCTCGGACAAGACATTGGCGGCGGCTGGTTCAAGACCGCCAAGACGAGCGGTAAAGAATATATCTCGCTCACCTTCGCCCATCCGACCCTCGGTCCGCGTAAAGTCTACGCCAATCTCGGACAGGCTTATGGCAAAGAGGCGGATGAATTTGCGATCCTCTGGAACCCGCTAGACGCTTAATCCCGCCTCGCAAGCCCCCGCATCGGCTCACGCCGATGCGGGTTTTTTGTGCCGAAAGTTGCAAATTTGTGTAATTTATTATACACTCATAGGTATTATGGGCGCGTTGAACCTGATGGAAAGCACGTCTCTGCAAAGTTATGCGGGATATGCTTGGGAGTTTTTAAG from Fretibacter rubidus encodes:
- a CDS encoding antirestriction protein ArdA, which produces MLRPIGRFAPHFADGFGDSPMTLCQAESQTPFDHQPPTIPPQGIESGSVTPPDPNPIRIYVACLAAYNNGHLHGEWIEVTDEASIWEAVQAMLFASPIDGAEEWAIHDYEGFEGAEVGEYYSFANVVELAEYITERGELGAQVLNYYGGNIEDAKSRFDEYAGEYDSLEAYAEELTEQSGLEIPESLANYIDYKAMAHDYEQSGDFLTFEVSGSVHIFWAH
- a CDS encoding ParB/RepB/Spo0J family partition protein produces the protein MSKPFDLKFIPFSQLHISKLNMRHSETAPEIDDILPSVKERGIRQPLIVRREGGTAKKPKYGIVAGRRRHFCLATLAEQGTDIADVPCCVMDAKDDALAIETSIIENVARLAPTEMEQYEAFSALAEKGQSVDDIAAVFGITANSVKRRLALGALIPGVREAYSNQQIDAASIRVLTMATEERQAEWLALFNSDDYCPTGHQIKAWLTGGGVITTEVALFNVAEYTGTILTDLFGDHGQFADVEHFWESQNAAIAKEVETYKADGWKEVILGERGRHFPTYCHVHHPKEQGGRVYIETRDSGEVLFHEGYITDKEAQTIRRALSNGQSEDAKASKTSKPEMSGPMSDYMNLHRHSIARAELIKRPDLALRLSVAHMICGARNWKIDGKSPRSRKPETQASVEASKAEGLLAEERQAVCDLLGLSQEHPQLYYRYESPYDVCEIFARLLTLEDADVLRIQAFCLCETLAVDSSEVEAIGILTAPDFGEYWTPDEAFFALLRDKPTINAMVKDIAGKSVADSAVTDTAKLQKQIIKNRMAGHGVKEASPDWLPRWAAFPAKPYKAIDGCAPAERARRIDKMFKPA
- a CDS encoding DUF736 domain-containing protein, with the translated sequence MAQALGYVTKNETGNFAGTLNLGGASRINIVSNDNKESEAQPDFRIVDTLGQDIGGGWFKTAKTSGKEYISLTFAHPTLGPRKVYANLGQAYGKEADEFAILWNPLDA